One window from the genome of Magnolia sinica isolate HGM2019 chromosome 4, MsV1, whole genome shotgun sequence encodes:
- the LOC131244496 gene encoding uncharacterized protein LOC131244496: MRQDWAEEARAGFKQSKLANQCNYRYKIYAEGYAWSLSLKYIIACDSLSLIIHPRYKDFLNRGLMLRKNYWPISPTNLCPSIKFAIDWGDEHPLEVPSSLLSNLQHILLHPALSRF, translated from the exons ATGCGTCAA GATTGGGCTGAAGAAGCAAGAGCAGGTTTCAAGCAGTCCAAACTAGCAAATCAATGTAATTATCG GTATAAAATATACGCTGAAGGATATGCATGGTCAttgagtttaaaatatataatCGCATGTGATTCTCTTTCACTAATAATACATCCACGGTACAAGGATTTCCTCAACCGGGGTCTTATGCTGAGAAAAAACTATTGGCCCATTAGTCCCACCAACCTTTGTCCATCTATCAAGTTTGCTATTGACTGGGGCGATGAGCATCCATTGGAGGTACCCTCTTCCCTCCTCTCCAACCTTCAacatattcttcttcatcctgCCTTATCACGTTTTTGA